CAGCTTCGCCGTCCCGGAGGTGAGCACCAGGTCCGGTCCGGGCCGCTTCACCACGATCCGCAGGTCGATCTCGCCCGACCCGGACACCGAGACGGTCAGCACCGTGCCGTCGGCCGGCAGCTTGTCCGCCAGCGGCCCGGTCGGCTCCTTGAACACCAGGCTGATCTGCTGGGCGTCGCCGTGCAGCTGCTTGCCGGTCCGGAGCAGGAACGGCACGCCCTGCCAGCGCGGGGTGTCGATCCACAGCCGCGCGGCCACGTACGTGTCCCTCGTCGAGTCCGGCGCGATGCCCTCGGTGTCCCGGTAGCCCTCGAACTGCCCGAGCACGACCTCGGCCGGGTCCAGCGGCCGGAACCCGGCGATGACGTCCTCGCGGGCGGCCTGCAGGTCGGCCGCGGACAGCGAGGCCGGCGGCTCCATCGCGACCTCGGCCGCGAGCTGGAACAGGTGGGTGACGATCATGTCGAGCAGCGCGCCGGTGGCGTCGTAGAACGCGGCCCGGTCGGCGATGTCGAGGGTCTCGGGCACGTCGATCTGCACGGCCCGGACGTGCTCGGCGCTCCAGAGCCGCTCGAACATGCTGTTGCCGAAGCGCAGCGCGTGCAGGTCCTGGGTGCCTTCCTTGCCGAGGAAGTGGTCGATCCGGAAGACCTGCTCCTCGTCGAGCACCCGGTGGACGGTCTCGTCCAGCTTCCGGAAGTCCTCCGGCGAGGTGCCGAACGGCTTCTCGTAGACGACCCGGGACCCCTTGGCCAGCCCGTGCTCACCCAGCCCCTCGGTGATCTTGCCGAACGCCGAGGGCGGGATCGCGAGGTAGTGGATGTAGCGGGCGCCCTGGCCGAGGTCCTTCTTCCCGTCCTCGAGCACGTCGAGCAGGCTGCCGGGGTCGTCCTTCTCGAACCCGCCGCCGGCGAACCGCAGCCGCTTCGAGAACTCGTCCCACGGCCCGTCCTCCGGCTTCGGCCCGAACTCCGTCAGCGCGTCGTGCACCGCGCCGCTGAAGTCCTCGTGCGAGACGTCCCCCCGCCCGTTGCCGATCAGCAGCCAGTTCTCCGGCATGAGGCCGTGCTGCGCCAGCTGGAAGAAC
This genomic interval from Mycobacteriales bacterium contains the following:
- a CDS encoding glucose-6-phosphate dehydrogenase (NADP(+)), which translates into the protein MADDKSVVFVLFGATGDLAKRMVLPAFFQLAQHGLMPENWLLIGNGRGDVSHEDFSGAVHDALTEFGPKPEDGPWDEFSKRLRFAGGGFEKDDPGSLLDVLEDGKKDLGQGARYIHYLAIPPSAFGKITEGLGEHGLAKGSRVVYEKPFGTSPEDFRKLDETVHRVLDEEQVFRIDHFLGKEGTQDLHALRFGNSMFERLWSAEHVRAVQIDVPETLDIADRAAFYDATGALLDMIVTHLFQLAAEVAMEPPASLSAADLQAAREDVIAGFRPLDPAEVVLGQFEGYRDTEGIAPDSTRDTYVAARLWIDTPRWQGVPFLLRTGKQLHGDAQQISLVFKEPTGPLADKLPADGTVLTVSVSGSGEIDLRIVVKRPGPDLVLTSGTAKLALTDVPDGDPLPPYVRLIHDVVTGDRSLFTRPDGLAHAWDAITPILEHRPEVQPYARGSWGPEAADALAEPDGWLLGGDTKGPGRD